Within Caproicibacterium argilliputei, the genomic segment ATATGAAAATTACCCAGCAGGAACTGTGCAATCAACATGGTAACCGTCACACTCATCATGACAATCATTTTCAGTACCGGGCAGAAAGTGATACCTTCCTCCTTCTTTTGAATGAGGAGATAAAAAGCGTCGGCTAAAAAATAGAGAACACAAGCCAAATTGCTCAAATTGGTGAAAAAGCGAAACATCCCCCAGTTTGCAGCAGTCCCGCTGAACAAGGAAAGCTGCATCTGAATCCCAACGATTCCGCAAAGGGAAATACAGAATTTATAAACAACAGACAGGAAGCGATTTTTTATGTACATCCCATTTTCTCCTAATCATAAACGGTATTTTCATGGTCTTCTGTATGCCGGCTGAGTCGGTCATGAACTCTGCTGTGGCGATGACGCCGGCTTATCGCACCGCAGCCCCTTGTTCAAAAAAGTCGCACGAGCACTAACCAATCCTTGCGCTTAGATTGAATTAAGTATAGCACAAAAGCATCCCAACAAAAAGCAAAAAATTCATGTGCAAATTGACGCCCTGATACATGAATTTCCTTTCACAGACGCTGCAAGACGCGTTGAAAACGCAGCTGAATATTAACAGATAAAGCAAGCAGGTCCAGGCGTAAAAGCCCGGACCTGCTTGCTTTATCGTTGTTTGCATAGCTCTGGCAATACAAACACAATTCCGAAACAATTTTTTAGCGCAAATAATTTCGGATTATTTGTGTCATTTGCTCAATTTAGATGCAGGCTTTCGACGCAAGTTTTCATTGAGAAAAGGAAAAGAGCCATTCCAGCAATTTCATTTATTTACTCTCTGCATGCCGATTTGACCATAACACAAAAGCCGGGAGTTTATACACTATGATAACTTTACAACTATATACAAAAAGGTTAATTTCAACTAATTACTTCTGCAAAATCATAAAAAAGGTGACGCAACTCGATCACTCCAATACTATCGGATGTGTATTCACTATAATATTCTCCATACTCAGTGTCGCACTGTGCCAGCGAAAATGGAGTAGCAACAACATCTGTCAACAAGGTCTTCTGTAACTGGCTGATTTTGGTCGCAGCATCCGAAATATTAATGGCTTTGACGACATATGCAAACATAATATTCTTTTTATGATAAGAGGAATACTTGGGAGGAGTAGAAACAAAACGGCTGACACCATTAATGATGTATTCTTTATTTAAGTGCTGAGTGCCATCAATTCGTTTGCACTCAATCAGAAAATAGCATTTTGAATTACTGAACCAATCAGAGGAAATCACCTTTATATCTGATCGTCCAATGTACTGATCTGTTTGAGGGTCAAAATTTTCAGGGGCTTGGAGTACATAACGAAACTCTGACACACCGTTGTTAAGGTAACATTCAATCAAATGATTTGTAATTTTATCTTCATCATTTTTCAACATGTTTTCAGTGCTACGGCAATTCGCTTTCATCTGTGAGCTACATTGTATTAGATGAGCGATTATTCTCTTGAGACTTCCTGCAGCAAACAAGGCATTAATAGATTCATTTTTAAAACCTCCCATTAGTGCTTTCCTCCATTTCTGGAGAGTATTTGATTTGTTATGTCCATCAAATCGAGCCTAGCGATTGCCGGATGCCAATTTTTATAGTAGTTCGGCTTAATAATGTAGAAAGAATTCTCCTCAAAATAAATTACGTCTTTGAGAGAATAAAACATTTCATTAGTTCTGTGCGCAGAAAATTTTGCAAACATTGATTTCTCGAGAGTAGTATTGTTAATAAATTGCAACCATTCCTCGGGTTTAGAATCAACAATCATGACTTCAAATGCGCTATAGTGCTTCGCAATTTTTGGATACACATTGATTTGAATATACTTTCCTGTACCTTCAAAAACATCTGACAAATACTTGTAATAATATTTACTGTACTCGTTAAAATCCTTTTCCTCTACATTGCGATAAACGTCATGATCATTTTTCCCAGTTAATTGTGGAATTTGAATGCGCAGTGCATAATCAACAAATTCATTATCAGACAAATTAAATGCCTTAAGAATCATCAAATTGAGTTGGTTTATTTGAGCAGTTGGATCATCACCTACAACGAAAAAATCCTGCTTTATTAAGTCTTGAATTAGTTTTACTTTGTTAGCAATTTCAAGGCTGTACACAAATGGAAATTCAAGGATTTCCTCCACTTGACGTTGTTCACGCTCAACACCTAAAGAAGATCCCAACATTAAATTGAAATACGCATATACCTTAGAATTTAGTAATCCAACAATATTTAACAACTGGGATTTCTGTTCAAAAGAGCCCTTAACTGCAAATACTGCTTCTTTAAATACAAAACTATTTTCTTCATATACTGCCTTCATGGTATAATCTGACATATCAATACCACGCAACATCAAACAATATGGTGCCTGAAACAAGGTGGCATCTCGCGTTCTGTGAATTTTAGTCTTTGAGAATGTAGAAATATTACTAAGTGCAATTGAAAAATGATCAATTGCATTTTTTGATTCTAATAACGGCTGTCCATAAAGATGAGACGCATCCATTTTTTCACCGTCATTGTATTGTACACCAGTTCCGTATATAAGGACTGGAGTTTGCGATTTTATATATTCACGAAGAGTAGGGAAATTTTTCTTCAGAAAAAGGATTAGATCAATATCACCTGTTAAACCATAAACCAACGTCTTCCATGCCCAATCGTTTTCTTTAAGCAACTTTTGTTGAACATGTTTGACATCAGTCTTCTCCACAACCACTATGTTAAATAGCTCAAAAAATATATTGCGTTTCATTGAAATATACTCAAAACGATTTTCAAGATTCTGGAGTTCATTTTTGCCTGAAAATCTGTAAGACAATATAACCGCAGGGGCATCTGCGTTTTTAAACACAAGTTTTCTAACAGATGATAATTCAATAATACGAACGATCTCTGCTTGAGTTAGTAAAAACTTTCTAAATAACTTTGATGGATTTTTTTGCATATAAAGTATTGTCGAATGGAGTATAAAGCAGCATTGCGTTTCTGAATTACAAAAATCCTTCGAACGTAAAACAAAAGAGCGACAAGTATCATTGTTTTGCAAATATTGTACATATCCATGCTTTTTACAATATTCGACATGAAGCCCCGGTTTGTTTGACCATGGCGGATTTCCAATGATAAAATCAAACGGTATTTTTTGGAGTGAGGACAAATTTTCCTCATCAAAGAAATCGCATACAAACAGATTATGCCCTTTTAAATTTGGCAAACGAAAACTGTGCAGTGTTTTCGGGTTCTTATAATCCAACATTGCCAAATATAAAGAAAAAATAGCAACATCAATGGCGTCTTCATTCAGATCTATGCCGTATATATTATCTGTCAAAGTATCACACAGTAGTTTATCGTTTTCAGTAAAGAAGGCTCCGTTCAATTCTTTTTCGATCATACGGCGATAACTGTCAACTAAAAAAACGCCAGAGCCACAGGAAGGATCGAGTAATTTGCATGTTCCTTTTTCTTTAATGTGCTTGTCAATTGTTCCGTCAAGGATGTAATCCACTAAATACTTTGGTGTATAAAAAGCGTTATCCTTATCCCGTGCTTCTTTACCAAGTAAGATTTCATAAATATTACTGATCAATTCAACAGGAATGATATTGAAGTCGTACAGATCAAATAGAGATAACTGACCGCATGAAGAATTAATATTGGCTGCCAGAAAATCCTTGATTTCTAATAACGCAATGGGAGTAAATGCTTTATCATTAATTTCGTCTCCCAGTTCAAATAGGTTTCCGTTAAATTTTTTCTTCAAGTGCGTGAACAAAGAATATATAGAGTCCTTATTTTCAAGCAATTTAAGTAACGCTGAACGCGATGCGGCTACATTGGACGAAAAACCAGGATAATCCAAGTCAACGCCTCTGTCAATAAGATAACGAATAAAAATTAGACGCAAAACCAATTTAGTTGCATATGACAGATGGTATGTGTTTCGTAATTTATCTGTCAAATAAACCAGATTACTCAGCAAAACATCGTTGAGCTTTTCGCTGCTAAACTGATTTGTGTATCGTTTCCAGAAATTTTGACTTGTTATTTCAAAAAATGAAAATGGAGAATTATCATCAATCGAATCCACAGAGAGATGTTCAATCTGAGTCAATAGCAATGTCTTTTGATCAATTGTACATCCATTGTAAATTGTTACAGTATCAGTGCCACAAAAAATGGCAACAGGTATTTGTGCATTCCAGATCTTTTTGTTTATTGCTTTCCTGTCATCCTGATTGTGGAATTCATCAAAGAATAATACGAATGGTTCGTTTTCGACCATGTAGACAGCGTAGGGAGCCAATTCTTTTAATACCTTAATTGTATGTGTGGTCAGTTGTGTATCGTCAAAATTGTTATGTCCATATATTAGGCATGGGGAATTAGCATACCCTAAACGTTCGATAATTTTATCTAAGTGCTTACTCAAGAGGCTCACCACCATCAAAGTTAATCTGTGTCTATAATTGATTACTATTTGTGTTATTAAATTATGATAACCCCGCTACATTTAACTAACAGCCCAGACTGTTTCATCCCCGCAGATATTTCGAATTTTCAGTCGCAGAGGCTTCTTTTGACTGCGGATCTTTCCATCCCAGAATTCCTTTGTCTTTTCACCGTTTTTGATAACATAGCCGAGCTTATCAATCTTGATTTCACTGTCGGAGTGCCACTCGCCGCTATCGGATGTGCAATCGACGCTGAGAAATTCAATCAGCTCAAGTCCGTCTTCGCTGATTTCAATCGGCTTATAAGGCTTTTTCGCGCTTGAGTTTAAAAACGCCTTTTGGTTGAAATCGCTGATTTTCTGCATCACACGATCGCTAGCGAACTTTTCAATTATTACTTCAAACCCGCCGAACAAGTCCTCATGGGATTCTTCCAGTTTTACTTCGGCGTAATCTTCAACAACCACGTCGTCAAGAATCGCTTTTAGGTCGCGAAGCTCAATTTCAACATCCGTACTGTCATCCTCCGCGATGAATTTTCGGATTTCTTCTTCGCTTGTAATATCCACATAATAAACAATAACTTTTTTAATATTGGGATCAAGGTCGGGAATAGCTTGATGAATGATGCGGTTCATCAGCACCACATCAAGCAGTTTTGAACCGCTGTCCATCAGGTTCGGCACATAGACCGGGATGGTGCCGAGCTTGCTGTCGGAGACAGCGCCCTCCCAGAAAGAATCAAGTGAATCCTCATTTCGCAGCCCCGGAATAAGGGATTTAATTTTGTCCATCGTCTGAACCGGGTTGCGGTAGAGCGATACGCCGTCCTTGATTTCCAGTATGTCAAACGCCGCGCCGTCGGCAACCAATCTGTCACGGGTGGTCTGGATGGAGTTAATGCCGATGTCGCAATGAATAAAACGCCTGCCGAGTTTATTAGCGACAGCCGCCGTAACGCCGCTTCCGCCGAAAAAGTCGGCGACAAGCATGCCCTCGTTTGAGGATGCTTTAATAATACGTTCCAGTAAAGAAGTTGGTTTCTGAGTTGCATAGTCAACTTTTTCTTCTGAAGTTGGCTGTTGTTGAAACGACATAATATCATTCCATACATCTCCAAATGGTTTTCCTTTTTGTTCGACTTGATCACGATAGCGAGTGGTACCATGAGCAACCATATAATGTCTTCCATTTTCATCAACACGATTAAACGAGTTTAAATATTCTTGAGTATGTGGTTGCCTTAATTTATTAAATATTCGATTGTCTGATTTTGAATAATAAAGAATAGTATCATGTCCTCTGACCCAGTTGGGAGCCAAGGTCTTAAAGCCAGATAGAACTGAAATATCCCAAATAATCTCGCGTTGAAAATTATCTTCTCCAAATATTTCATCCATAAGAATTTTCACGTAGTGAACAATATGCCAATCCAAATGCACATAGATGCTTGCCGTTTGGCTCATCACAGACTTAATTGCCATAAGATTTTCATACATCCAGTTCAAATATTTTTCTTTGTCCCACACATCGCCGTACATTTTTTCCTCAAAGGCTTTGAGTTCCTCAATGTCGAGTTCCTGCTCGGCTGTGACTATTGCCTCCGCGACCTTGGGATTGCGGCGGATATAGACGTTTTTGGCATAATCCGCACCGCTGGCAAAAGGCGGGTCAATGTAGACAAGGTCAACCTCGATGCCCCGCTCTTTTAAATAAGCGCAGGCGGAAACACATTCGCCGCGAATCACCATGTTACCATTTTCGTTTTTGCCTACGGTTTCGACTTTTTCCATCTCATACAGCGGCATCCCGCGTTCCAAGACCATGGAAACGTCGTTTGCGCCTTTGTATTTGAGAACACGGTTGAAGTTTGCAAGAACGGCCTGCCCCTCAACCGGTTCGGGGATAAACGGTATATATTTCTTAGGCATTGGCGGCATCCTCCTTAAAGAAACTGGTGATTGCTTTGTGTGTCTGCACAATTCGCTCTTTTTCCGGCAAGGTATCCTCTAAATAAAGATACTCAAACCGGTTATAGCCGAACGCGTCGTTATTTTGTTTTAAAAACTGGGTTTCCATAAATTTACGCTTATCAAGGAATGTGGGGTCATTTGCGTATATTTTACCCTTTGTCTCTACAATGACTGCCTTGTGGATTTGTCCGGCCTTGCGCTGAATAATCAGGAAGTCAGGCGTGTATTTTCCGATGTACTGCCAGCGACCGCCATTCTGCTTAAAACAGCGAATTTTAAATTCAGTCAAGGCGCGGTCGCCGTTGTAGTAAACTTCCAGTCCCAGCTTCTCCACATCATCAAATACAAGCACTTCTGATAGAAAGGTCTGCTCAAAGTTGCTGTCGGTTTTATAGGGCAGGTAATGGAACGAACGGTTTTTCGCCGGATGGGCGGAATATTTTTTTCTTGTTTGCTCCGCAAAGGCGGTGTTGCCTGTCTCTTCCGCGAGTTGAATCAGCTGTTCTGTTTTCCTGTCAATTTTGAGCTTCCCGTTATCGTCAAGAATGATATTTTCAACTACTGATTGCTCGGGATAGTAATCATCCGGCTTATCTGTATTGACACAGGTTGCAAAATTGTCAATATTTAATAGTTTCGCTTCCTGCGGAATTAATTCTTCCTTTGTTGTATACCCGCGCTTTTCATAAAAAGCCTTGCGGATATTCGATTCGATCAGCGCCCTGTTATATTTTGAACTGAAAAATCTGCTGCCATTGCGGACATATGTAATTGTATGGAACACATCTAACAAAACACCGGAATGCGCGTTCAACTGTTCCATCGTCACAAAACCAAGGCTTGATTTTGCGATGGTATAAAGCCATGCGGTAAAGGCTGCGGGTTCATCACCGCGTTCTTCGTCGTCAACGTCGATATTGGTGACATGCTGGGCAAAGTCCTGCGTTTTGACCGTATGAGAGATTTCCGCGTTTGCGGCGGCAATGGGAATTTCATCGTCAGGCCTTGCCTGTTCAAGCGTCAGGGTTTCATAATGAATTTTCAGCTGATAGAACTGAACCGGCGGAAGCTTCAGATATGCGGTACGGTCGTAGCGCTTGATATCTGCCTTTGGGTTATTCGCGGATGAAAACTCTTTTAGCGAGATATGGTGCTGCTGTTCCAACTGAGCATTCAATTTTTCTGCGTTGCTTTCATTTAAATAAATCAGCGCAGTTTCAGGCACGTTTTTCATAACTTGGCGCAGGCAGCGGCAGGATGTTTGCAATACCATGTTTTTGGGGCAGTCACCCTCCTGCGAGAGGATTATTCCTGTCAAGCTGCGGCAATCCCAGCCCTCTTTGCCGATTTGTACAAGCAAGACGATACGGATGTTTGATATTGCTTTATCCAAAGTATCAAACTGAAGCTGGCTGTCAGATGGCTGTGGATATTCCTTGTTTCCCTTGTGAAATTTCAGAATGGAGTCGGCTGTCAATCCGTATTCAGCTATAATTCGTGCAACGAGCGGAAAAACCATCTGTTCCAGTTTTTCGATGGTTCCACAATAAATACCGAGCTTTGCCACAAGCCCTCCATCATATACAGTATCTATGTAGGTATCCAGAAATTCGCGAACACCCGCTTCAACAATTTTCGCGCTGTCTGCTTCATCGGATATCTTAACAATCGGTTTCTTGAGAAAATTCCCCACTCCGTTTATCAGCGGATAATAGTAAACGATATTGGAAATTTCCGCCGAGGCAATTGAAAGCTTATCCGTCACTTCAAACTTTTCAGCTTTTTCAAGGTACGGTGTACCGGAAAATCCAATGACGGAATTAACCGTTTTGCTTTCCGACCATTTATTTACAACGGCGCGAAGCTTAATTTCGTCGCTTACCGCATGATGAACTTCATCTATAAAAATGGACAGTGACGGAAGTTTGCCGATAAGGTTACGCAATTCGTTTGCCTGACGATCTTTTTCATCATCGCTCTCTTCAAATAGAGTAACCTGTCCGTTTTTTTCTTGAATACGGTCGAGAATTACTTTTTCCGCATTGGTCACGGCGACAAGTCCAAACAGTTCTGAAAGCGGCTGGTGGTTAGCGATTTTCTGCACATTCGGGTTTTTTGTTTTATTTGATTTGTTCGCGGTCTTGCTTTGATCAAGCACCTCAAACATCATTTTACGCTTGATGTTGCTTGCGGAAGGCTCCGGTATAACCCAAGATGGATCAAATTTCTGTATTGTCTTAAGACTTGGTATGACGGAGGATTTTAGTCCTGACGGCGCAAAAATAATAAAGTTATGGGCAAAAACCGGATTTTGCGGCTCATTCATAGCAAAGTACAAATCAAGATAGATAAACGCCGCCATCAGATAGGTTTTACCTGCACCCATCGGCAGACTGAAAAGATAGTCGGTATAAGTAACTCCATAAAAGGCCTCGTTAAAGAATTTGTTATAATCAATGGAATCGGGGGATTTCTTGATTTGCTTTTCAATTTTCTCTGAGACCTGCTCGCCCAAATCATTTTTAAGCTGGGCATATTCCAACAAAGCAGCAGCGGCAGGGTAATTGTCGAGGAAATCCCGTGCTGATGCTGAGAGCTCTATGCCATCTAAATCTAACGAATTAAATGTTCCCTGTTTAAACAAAACCGCAAGGGGTTTATTTTCACAGGCAATTTTTAAATAAAGATATGTTTTAATCGCTTCTATCTGTGCGTCTCGCATTTGTCCTTTATGAATCATATAGTCAATCAAAGGATTAACGGTGCAATCGGAAGATCTGTACCATCTGTCCCTTGCCATATTTAACATCTTATAAAACATGGTTAGCCTCCCCTCTGGAAATCAGGCCTGCTCCAGTGCCGCTATAATTTCTTTAGATATGCCTTTTTCATTACAGTAATCAATAATTCGCATTTTCGCCAGACGACTTGGCGTGGTGCGGCTGTTTTCCCAGCGGTTTAGCGTAGTAAAACTGACGTTCAAATCTCTGGCAAATTGTTCTTGAGATATATTCAGTTCTTTACGAATTTTCCTGAGTATTTCGTCGAGTCTCATAGGCATATCACCTCATAATGATTATAGCATCTGCTATAGTGAATTACAAGTGCGAAATAAAGAAGTCACTGCTATAATGGTCGGTTTTTATGTCGGACAAAATGGAAGTCGTAAATTTTACGCATGTTGTATTCAAATTGTCTGTTCCACCTCAAGCCCGCCTTTGAAGGCGATCTGTATTTTTTCAGCGGAAACCACCGTCACCTTGGAGATAAGCTGTTTCACCAGAGCCTCGTCGTATTCGTCGAGACTGAAATTGGCCTTCTCCAGTATCTCAAACAGCTCATTCATCCGGGCGTTGCTGTTTTGGGCGATAACCTGCCGCTGTTCGTGATCCCGCAGTCTGTTTTGAAGCGCCGTGCGCTCATCGGAAATTTCCTTGAATTTCTGGTCAAAATAATCCGCGCTGGCGGAGGAACGGGAGTTTAATTCCACCAAATCCAGCATGACTTTGTTCAGTTCTTCAATCCGGGTTTGAATGGCGGCGGTATCAATGGTGTCATCTTCCGCGTTTAGCGCCATACGGAGGCTGTGCTCCAAGGTATCGATCAGCTCGTCCTTATCTTCGACAAATCCACAAATAGCCTTCATAATGGCATCCTGCAACTTGTATTCCTCTATGGTAGGGGACACTTTGCAGTATTTCGTTCCGTATTCCAAGCGGTTGATACACCGCCACACGATTTTCTTTTTCCCGTTTCTGGCCCAGGTGACCCGCCGATACCGCGCCCCGCAGCAACCGCAGACAAGCAGTTCCGACAGTGCATATTTGCTGCTGTATTTGCCCTGCTCGGTTTTGGTGGCTTTCTGCGACACTTTCCGCTTGCTGGCTCTCCGGGCGATTTCCTCCTGCACAAGGTTGAACAGCTCCTTCGAGATGATTCCCTCATGGTTGCCGGTGACATAATACTGAGGAACTTCCCCCTGATTCTTCTTGCTTTTCTTGGTGAGGAAATCCGTCACGTAGGTTTTTTGCAGCAGAGCGTCCCCAATGTATTTTTCATTTTGAAGCATATACCGTATGGCGTTCGTTGACCAGACTTTTTTGCCGGTGCCGGAGGGGATACCTTCGGCTTCCAGCCCGCGTTTGATTCGGGCAATGCTGTACCCGGACAGATAGCTTTGATAAATCCGCTTGACGATGGTGGCTTCCTCCGGGACAATCTTCGGTTTGCCGTCCTCGCCCTTTTCATAACCGAGGAAGCGGGAATACTGAAACGTAACCTTGCCGTTTTTGAAACTTTGGCGCTTGCCCCACGTGACGTTTTTACTGATGGATTCGCTTTCGGCCTGTGCGAAGCTGCCGAGCAGACTGATGGTCATTTCGCTGGCCATCCGCATGGTGTTGATACCCTCTTTTTCAAAAATGATTGGGATGCCTTTTTCCTTGAGCTTGCGGATATAACCGAGGCAGTCCAGCGTATTTCTGGAAAACCGGGAAATGGATTTGGTCAACACCATATCTACCTTGCCTCTTTCGCACAGCTTCATCAGTTTCAAAAACTCGGTGCGCTTTCTCGCCG encodes:
- a CDS encoding recombinase family protein; the encoded protein is MLTQTISPVQKTVSVIPANPKTLREGVRKKKLRVAAYCRVSTDQEEQQSSYQAQIEYYTAKIKANKDWTMAGIFADEGITGTSARKRTEFLKLMKLCERGKVDMVLTKSISRFSRNTLDCLGYIRKLKEKGIPIIFEKEGINTMRMASEMTISLLGSFAQAESESISKNVTWGKRQSFKNGKVTFQYSRFLGYEKGEDGKPKIVPEEATIVKRIYQSYLSGYSIARIKRGLEAEGIPSGTGKKVWSTNAIRYMLQNEKYIGDALLQKTYVTDFLTKKSKKNQGEVPQYYVTGNHEGIISKELFNLVQEEIARRASKRKVSQKATKTEQGKYSSKYALSELLVCGCCGARYRRVTWARNGKKKIVWRCINRLEYGTKYCKVSPTIEEYKLQDAIMKAICGFVEDKDELIDTLEHSLRMALNAEDDTIDTAAIQTRIEELNKVMLDLVELNSRSSASADYFDQKFKEISDERTALQNRLRDHEQRQVIAQNSNARMNELFEILEKANFSLDEYDEALVKQLISKVTVVSAEKIQIAFKGGLEVEQTI
- a CDS encoding DNA methyltransferase translates to MPKKYIPFIPEPVEGQAVLANFNRVLKYKGANDVSMVLERGMPLYEMEKVETVGKNENGNMVIRGECVSACAYLKERGIEVDLVYIDPPFASGADYAKNVYIRRNPKVAEAIVTAEQELDIEELKAFEEKMYGDVWDKEKYLNWMYENLMAIKSVMSQTASIYVHLDWHIVHYVKILMDEIFGEDNFQREIIWDISVLSGFKTLAPNWVRGHDTILYYSKSDNRIFNKLRQPHTQEYLNSFNRVDENGRHYMVAHGTTRYRDQVEQKGKPFGDVWNDIMSFQQQPTSEEKVDYATQKPTSLLERIIKASSNEGMLVADFFGGSGVTAAVANKLGRRFIHCDIGINSIQTTRDRLVADGAAFDILEIKDGVSLYRNPVQTMDKIKSLIPGLRNEDSLDSFWEGAVSDSKLGTIPVYVPNLMDSGSKLLDVVLMNRIIHQAIPDLDPNIKKVIVYYVDITSEEEIRKFIAEDDSTDVEIELRDLKAILDDVVVEDYAEVKLEESHEDLFGGFEVIIEKFASDRVMQKISDFNQKAFLNSSAKKPYKPIEISEDGLELIEFLSVDCTSDSGEWHSDSEIKIDKLGYVIKNGEKTKEFWDGKIRSQKKPLRLKIRNICGDETVWAVS
- a CDS encoding DEAD/DEAH box helicase family protein, with translation MFYKMLNMARDRWYRSSDCTVNPLIDYMIHKGQMRDAQIEAIKTYLYLKIACENKPLAVLFKQGTFNSLDLDGIELSASARDFLDNYPAAAALLEYAQLKNDLGEQVSEKIEKQIKKSPDSIDYNKFFNEAFYGVTYTDYLFSLPMGAGKTYLMAAFIYLDLYFAMNEPQNPVFAHNFIIFAPSGLKSSVIPSLKTIQKFDPSWVIPEPSASNIKRKMMFEVLDQSKTANKSNKTKNPNVQKIANHQPLSELFGLVAVTNAEKVILDRIQEKNGQVTLFEESDDEKDRQANELRNLIGKLPSLSIFIDEVHHAVSDEIKLRAVVNKWSESKTVNSVIGFSGTPYLEKAEKFEVTDKLSIASAEISNIVYYYPLINGVGNFLKKPIVKISDEADSAKIVEAGVREFLDTYIDTVYDGGLVAKLGIYCGTIEKLEQMVFPLVARIIAEYGLTADSILKFHKGNKEYPQPSDSQLQFDTLDKAISNIRIVLLVQIGKEGWDCRSLTGIILSQEGDCPKNMVLQTSCRCLRQVMKNVPETALIYLNESNAEKLNAQLEQQHHISLKEFSSANNPKADIKRYDRTAYLKLPPVQFYQLKIHYETLTLEQARPDDEIPIAAANAEISHTVKTQDFAQHVTNIDVDDEERGDEPAAFTAWLYTIAKSSLGFVTMEQLNAHSGVLLDVFHTITYVRNGSRFFSSKYNRALIESNIRKAFYEKRGYTTKEELIPQEAKLLNIDNFATCVNTDKPDDYYPEQSVVENIILDDNGKLKIDRKTEQLIQLAEETGNTAFAEQTRKKYSAHPAKNRSFHYLPYKTDSNFEQTFLSEVLVFDDVEKLGLEVYYNGDRALTEFKIRCFKQNGGRWQYIGKYTPDFLIIQRKAGQIHKAVIVETKGKIYANDPTFLDKRKFMETQFLKQNNDAFGYNRFEYLYLEDTLPEKERIVQTHKAITSFFKEDAANA
- a CDS encoding helix-turn-helix domain-containing protein, with protein sequence MRLDEILRKIRKELNISQEQFARDLNVSFTTLNRWENSRTTPSRLAKMRIIDYCNEKGISKEIIAALEQA
- a CDS encoding HsdM family class I SAM-dependent methyltransferase, giving the protein MSKHLDKIIERLGYANSPCLIYGHNNFDDTQLTTHTIKVLKELAPYAVYMVENEPFVLFFDEFHNQDDRKAINKKIWNAQIPVAIFCGTDTVTIYNGCTIDQKTLLLTQIEHLSVDSIDDNSPFSFFEITSQNFWKRYTNQFSSEKLNDVLLSNLVYLTDKLRNTYHLSYATKLVLRLIFIRYLIDRGVDLDYPGFSSNVAASRSALLKLLENKDSIYSLFTHLKKKFNGNLFELGDEINDKAFTPIALLEIKDFLAANINSSCGQLSLFDLYDFNIIPVELISNIYEILLGKEARDKDNAFYTPKYLVDYILDGTIDKHIKEKGTCKLLDPSCGSGVFLVDSYRRMIEKELNGAFFTENDKLLCDTLTDNIYGIDLNEDAIDVAIFSLYLAMLDYKNPKTLHSFRLPNLKGHNLFVCDFFDEENLSSLQKIPFDFIIGNPPWSNKPGLHVEYCKKHGYVQYLQNNDTCRSFVLRSKDFCNSETQCCFILHSTILYMQKNPSKLFRKFLLTQAEIVRIIELSSVRKLVFKNADAPAVILSYRFSGKNELQNLENRFEYISMKRNIFFELFNIVVVEKTDVKHVQQKLLKENDWAWKTLVYGLTGDIDLILFLKKNFPTLREYIKSQTPVLIYGTGVQYNDGEKMDASHLYGQPLLESKNAIDHFSIALSNISTFSKTKIHRTRDATLFQAPYCLMLRGIDMSDYTMKAVYEENSFVFKEAVFAVKGSFEQKSQLLNIVGLLNSKVYAYFNLMLGSSLGVEREQRQVEEILEFPFVYSLEIANKVKLIQDLIKQDFFVVGDDPTAQINQLNLMILKAFNLSDNEFVDYALRIQIPQLTGKNDHDVYRNVEEKDFNEYSKYYYKYLSDVFEGTGKYIQINVYPKIAKHYSAFEVMIVDSKPEEWLQFINNTTLEKSMFAKFSAHRTNEMFYSLKDVIYFEENSFYIIKPNYYKNWHPAIARLDLMDITNQILSRNGGKH